The proteins below are encoded in one region of Chiloscyllium plagiosum isolate BGI_BamShark_2017 chromosome 7, ASM401019v2, whole genome shotgun sequence:
- the osgepl1 gene encoding probable tRNA N6-adenosine threonylcarbamoyltransferase, mitochondrial isoform X4, protein MEAHALTVRMLHKVEFPFLVLLVSGGHSLLAVARGISDFLLLGQTLDEAPGDTLDKVARRLSLKNHPACHTMSGGEAIEYLAKMGNRMQFELTQPMSQHPDCDFSFAGLRNQVNQIIIKKEREEGFQMGQILPCVSDIAAAVQHTVTAHLAKRTHRAILFCKKEGLLPQSNPALVVSGGVASNEYIRKALSIVTEANGFLLHCPPPKLCTDNGIMIAWNGIERLRAGIDVIHNPKEIRYEPKAPLGVNVSEQVKRAALKVPYLKLKT, encoded by the exons ATGGAGGCACATGCACTAACTGTTAGAATGCTGCACAAGGTGGAATTTCCCTTCCTGGTCCTTTTGGTTTCTGGTGGACACAGTTTGCTGGCTGTTGCCCGTGGAATTTCTGACTTCCTTCTTCTTGGACAAACTTTGGATGAAGCGCCTGGAGATACATTAGACAAG GTTGCACGGAGATTGTCCCTCAAAAATCACCCAGCATGTCATACAATGAGTGGAGGTGAAGCCATTGAATATTTGGCCAAAATGGGAAACAGGATGCAGTTTGAATTAACGCAGCCTATGAGCCAGCATCCAGACTGTGATTTTTCCTTTGCTGGTCTGCGCAATCAAGTCAATCAAATAATTATCAAAAAGGAAAGGGAAGAAG GTTTCCAGATGGGTCAGATATTGCCTTGTGTAAGTGACATTGCTGCTGCGGTGCAACATACAGTGACCGCTCACTTAGCCAAACGTACACATCGAGCTATTCTCTTCTGTAAGAAGGAAGGTCTGTTGCCTCAATCAAATCCAGCCTTG GTAGTTTCAGGGGGAGTGGCCAGTAATGAATACATCAGAAAAGCACTTTCGATAGTAACTGAAGCAAATGGATTCTTGCTGCATTGCCCGCCTCCAAAACTTTGCACAGACAATGGCATCATGATTGCATG GAACGGTATTGAGAGACTTCGAGCAGGAATTGATGTTATACATAATCCAAAAGAAATTCGCTATGAGCCCAA AGCCCCTCtgggagttaatgtttctgaacaAGTCAAGAGAGCTGCACTCAAAGTTCCATATCTAAAGCTAAAGACATGA
- the osgepl1 gene encoding probable tRNA N6-adenosine threonylcarbamoyltransferase, mitochondrial isoform X3, protein MRERKSEVAGKARQVARRLSLKNHPACHTMSGGEAIEYLAKMGNRMQFELTQPMSQHPDCDFSFAGLRNQVNQIIIKKEREEGFQMGQILPCVSDIAAAVQHTVTAHLAKRTHRAILFCKKEGLLPQSNPALVVSGGVASNEYIRKALSIVTEANGFLLHCPPPKLCTDNGIMIAWNGIERLRAGIDVIHNPKEIRYEPKAPLGVNVSEQVKRAALKVPYLKLKT, encoded by the exons ATGAGGGAGAggaaatcagaagttgctggaaaagctcggcag GTTGCACGGAGATTGTCCCTCAAAAATCACCCAGCATGTCATACAATGAGTGGAGGTGAAGCCATTGAATATTTGGCCAAAATGGGAAACAGGATGCAGTTTGAATTAACGCAGCCTATGAGCCAGCATCCAGACTGTGATTTTTCCTTTGCTGGTCTGCGCAATCAAGTCAATCAAATAATTATCAAAAAGGAAAGGGAAGAAG GTTTCCAGATGGGTCAGATATTGCCTTGTGTAAGTGACATTGCTGCTGCGGTGCAACATACAGTGACCGCTCACTTAGCCAAACGTACACATCGAGCTATTCTCTTCTGTAAGAAGGAAGGTCTGTTGCCTCAATCAAATCCAGCCTTG GTAGTTTCAGGGGGAGTGGCCAGTAATGAATACATCAGAAAAGCACTTTCGATAGTAACTGAAGCAAATGGATTCTTGCTGCATTGCCCGCCTCCAAAACTTTGCACAGACAATGGCATCATGATTGCATG GAACGGTATTGAGAGACTTCGAGCAGGAATTGATGTTATACATAATCCAAAAGAAATTCGCTATGAGCCCAA AGCCCCTCtgggagttaatgtttctgaacaAGTCAAGAGAGCTGCACTCAAAGTTCCATATCTAAAGCTAAAGACATGA
- the osgepl1 gene encoding probable tRNA N6-adenosine threonylcarbamoyltransferase, mitochondrial isoform X1, with protein sequence MVRAQGVGARAVYRWARGAASLSRAQCNARLVLGIETSCDDTGAAVVDETGKILGEALYSQKGTHLKAGGIIPTVAQKLHKEQIENVVQEAIDKSGVSPNELTAIATTIKPGLALSLKVGVEYSLKLIEQYNKPFIPIHHMEAHALTVRMLHKVEFPFLVLLVSGGHSLLAVARGISDFLLLGQTLDEAPGDTLDKVARRLSLKNHPACHTMSGGEAIEYLAKMGNRMQFELTQPMSQHPDCDFSFAGLRNQVNQIIIKKEREEGFQMGQILPCVSDIAAAVQHTVTAHLAKRTHRAILFCKKEGLLPQSNPALVVSGGVASNEYIRKALSIVTEANGFLLHCPPPKLCTDNGIMIAWNGIERLRAGIDVIHNPKEIRYEPKAPLGVNVSEQVKRAALKVPYLKLKT encoded by the exons ATGGTGAGAGCCCAGGGAGTGGGCGCGCGAGCAGTGTATCGCTGGGCTCGCGGTGCCGCGTCCCTGAGCCGAGCTCAGTGCAATGCCAGGCTAGTGCTGGGCATCGAAACCAGCTGCGATGACACGGGAGCGGCGGTAGTGGACGAAACAGGCAAAATCTTGGGAGAAGCCCTATATTCTCAGAAAGGAACTCATCTCAA GGCAGGTGGTATAATTCCAACCGTCGCTCAAAAGCtacacaaagaacagattgaaaaTGTGGTGCAAGAAGCAATAGATAAGAGTGGTGTCTCTCCTAATGAATTGACAGCAATAGCAACTACCATAAAACCGGGACTTGCGTTAAGCTTGAAAGTGGGCGTAGAGTACAGCTTAAAACTAATAGAACAATATAACAAACCCTTTATCCCTATTCATCACATGGAGGCACATGCACTAACTGTTAGAATGCTGCACAAGGTGGAATTTCCCTTCCTGGTCCTTTTGGTTTCTGGTGGACACAGTTTGCTGGCTGTTGCCCGTGGAATTTCTGACTTCCTTCTTCTTGGACAAACTTTGGATGAAGCGCCTGGAGATACATTAGACAAG GTTGCACGGAGATTGTCCCTCAAAAATCACCCAGCATGTCATACAATGAGTGGAGGTGAAGCCATTGAATATTTGGCCAAAATGGGAAACAGGATGCAGTTTGAATTAACGCAGCCTATGAGCCAGCATCCAGACTGTGATTTTTCCTTTGCTGGTCTGCGCAATCAAGTCAATCAAATAATTATCAAAAAGGAAAGGGAAGAAG GTTTCCAGATGGGTCAGATATTGCCTTGTGTAAGTGACATTGCTGCTGCGGTGCAACATACAGTGACCGCTCACTTAGCCAAACGTACACATCGAGCTATTCTCTTCTGTAAGAAGGAAGGTCTGTTGCCTCAATCAAATCCAGCCTTG GTAGTTTCAGGGGGAGTGGCCAGTAATGAATACATCAGAAAAGCACTTTCGATAGTAACTGAAGCAAATGGATTCTTGCTGCATTGCCCGCCTCCAAAACTTTGCACAGACAATGGCATCATGATTGCATG GAACGGTATTGAGAGACTTCGAGCAGGAATTGATGTTATACATAATCCAAAAGAAATTCGCTATGAGCCCAA AGCCCCTCtgggagttaatgtttctgaacaAGTCAAGAGAGCTGCACTCAAAGTTCCATATCTAAAGCTAAAGACATGA
- the osgepl1 gene encoding probable tRNA N6-adenosine threonylcarbamoyltransferase, mitochondrial isoform X2 — translation MVRAQGVGARAVYRWARGAASLSRAQCNARLVLGIETSCDDTGAAVVDETGKILGEALYSQKGTHLKAGGIIPTVAQKLHKEQIENVVQEAIDKSGVSPNELTAIATTIKPGLALSLKVGVEYSLKLIEQYNKPFIPIHHMEAHALTVRMLHKVEFPFLVLLVSGGHSLLAVARGISDFLLLGQTLDEAPGDTLDKVARRLSLKNHPACHTMSGGEAIEYLAKMGNRMQFELTQPMSQHPDCDFSFAGLRNQVNQIIIKKEREEGFQMGQILPCVSDIAAAVQHTVTAHLAKRTHRAILFCKKEGLLPQSNPALVVSGGVASNEYIRKALSIVTEANGFLLHCPPPKLCTDNGIMIA, via the exons ATGGTGAGAGCCCAGGGAGTGGGCGCGCGAGCAGTGTATCGCTGGGCTCGCGGTGCCGCGTCCCTGAGCCGAGCTCAGTGCAATGCCAGGCTAGTGCTGGGCATCGAAACCAGCTGCGATGACACGGGAGCGGCGGTAGTGGACGAAACAGGCAAAATCTTGGGAGAAGCCCTATATTCTCAGAAAGGAACTCATCTCAA GGCAGGTGGTATAATTCCAACCGTCGCTCAAAAGCtacacaaagaacagattgaaaaTGTGGTGCAAGAAGCAATAGATAAGAGTGGTGTCTCTCCTAATGAATTGACAGCAATAGCAACTACCATAAAACCGGGACTTGCGTTAAGCTTGAAAGTGGGCGTAGAGTACAGCTTAAAACTAATAGAACAATATAACAAACCCTTTATCCCTATTCATCACATGGAGGCACATGCACTAACTGTTAGAATGCTGCACAAGGTGGAATTTCCCTTCCTGGTCCTTTTGGTTTCTGGTGGACACAGTTTGCTGGCTGTTGCCCGTGGAATTTCTGACTTCCTTCTTCTTGGACAAACTTTGGATGAAGCGCCTGGAGATACATTAGACAAG GTTGCACGGAGATTGTCCCTCAAAAATCACCCAGCATGTCATACAATGAGTGGAGGTGAAGCCATTGAATATTTGGCCAAAATGGGAAACAGGATGCAGTTTGAATTAACGCAGCCTATGAGCCAGCATCCAGACTGTGATTTTTCCTTTGCTGGTCTGCGCAATCAAGTCAATCAAATAATTATCAAAAAGGAAAGGGAAGAAG GTTTCCAGATGGGTCAGATATTGCCTTGTGTAAGTGACATTGCTGCTGCGGTGCAACATACAGTGACCGCTCACTTAGCCAAACGTACACATCGAGCTATTCTCTTCTGTAAGAAGGAAGGTCTGTTGCCTCAATCAAATCCAGCCTTG GTAGTTTCAGGGGGAGTGGCCAGTAATGAATACATCAGAAAAGCACTTTCGATAGTAACTGAAGCAAATGGATTCTTGCTGCATTGCCCGCCTCCAAAACTTTGCACAGACAATGGCATCATGATTGCATG A
- the adat3 gene encoding probable inactive tRNA-specific adenosine deaminase-like protein 3 isoform X1, translated as MSPPTWILKMVQPRGTESIGRTWCCEAVENMTWLLKEWIRLKSFAELQILSKILSNPVPIIVSNGLGQFFKGIMEPQCKKQKTRVLSTFTWEVTPVLSDEKLCEVELLEAFAAPIINKKQTSCLIKQLTCLYPLNNLPHIKRVRNCRDKSDHPLEIIICLLRDIPNREVSLNDLFPEAKADGLGEPFRVRIPAYQPLTRSQFEVASQHWPTTFRENKQVTDALQGHLFNTEEKTKMQTFMEKAIEAATVGKKMGMEPVGAVIVNPATDEVVAVGHDCRNGPNPLLHAVMVCIDLVAYSQGGGAFNHNKYHNCCFKAVESFPGEHAINIGKPLLPSNDDSLRENIVNGLPYICTGYDLYVSREPCVMCAMALVHSRIRRVFYATSFPDGALGTKYKIHTKKDLNHHYDVFKGLMEDECQFLLS; from the exons ATGTCCCCGCCAACCTGGATCTTGAAAATGGTTCAGCCGCGCGGCACAGAGTCAATCGGGAG gacatggtgctgtgaggctgtagaGAACATGACGTGGTTACTAAAGGAGTGGATCAGGCTGAAGAGCTTTGCTGAACTGCAAATTTTATCCAAAATCTTGTCAAATCCTGTCCCAATAATTGTGTCCAATGGTTTGGGTCAGTTCTTCAAAG GCATAATGGAGCCACAGTGCAAAAAGCAAAAAACAAGAGTACTTAGCACATTTACTTGGGAGGTGACGCCTGTCCTTTCAGATGAAAAGTTATGTGAAGTTGAACTTCTGGAAGCATTTGCAGCCCCTATTATCAATAAAAAACAAACATCTTGTCTTATCAAACAATTGACTTGTCTCTATCCACTGAACAATCTTCCACATATCAAGAGAGTACGAAACTGCAGGGACAAGAGTGATCATCCTTTGGAAATCATCATTTGCCTACTCCGGGATATACCAAATAGAGAAGTATCTCTCAATGACCTTTTTCCTGAAGCAAAGGCTGATGGACTTGGAGAACCTTTTCGGGTCAGAATACCAGCGTACCAACCATTGACTAGATCTCAATTTGAAGTAGCTAGCCAGCACTGGCCAACAACCTTTCGTGAAAACAAACAAGTGACTGATGCCCTCCAAGGTCACCTTTTTAAcactgaagagaaaacaaaaatgcagacatttatgGAAAAAGCTATTGAAGCAGCTACAGTTGGAAAGAAAATGGGAATGGAGCCAGTCGGTGCTGTGATTGTTAACCCAGCCACTGATGAGGTGGTTGCAGTAGGTCATGATTGCAGAAATGGACCAAATCCACTGCTTCATGCAGTTATGGTGTGTATTGATCTAGTCGCCTACAGTCAAGGTGGTGGTGCTTTTAATCATAACAAATATCATAACTGTTGTTTTAAGGCAGTGGAATCCTTTCCTGGTGAACATGCAATCAACATTGGTAAACCTTTGCTTCCTTCAAACGATGATAGTCTCAGAGAAAATATTGTAAATGGGTTGCCCTACATATGCACTGGTTATGACCTGTATGTTTCAAGGGAACCATGTGTAATGTGTGCAATGGCACTGGTCCATTCCAGAATACGCAGAGTGTTTTATGCAACATCGTTTCCTGATGGAGCATTGGGCACTAAATACAAAATACACACAAAAAAGGATCTTAATCACCATTATGATGTTTTTAAAGGATTGATGGAAGATGAATGTCAGTTTCTTTTGTCTTAG
- the adat3 gene encoding probable inactive tRNA-specific adenosine deaminase-like protein 3 isoform X2: MEPQCKKQKTRVLSTFTWEVTPVLSDEKLCEVELLEAFAAPIINKKQTSCLIKQLTCLYPLNNLPHIKRVRNCRDKSDHPLEIIICLLRDIPNREVSLNDLFPEAKADGLGEPFRVRIPAYQPLTRSQFEVASQHWPTTFRENKQVTDALQGHLFNTEEKTKMQTFMEKAIEAATVGKKMGMEPVGAVIVNPATDEVVAVGHDCRNGPNPLLHAVMVCIDLVAYSQGGGAFNHNKYHNCCFKAVESFPGEHAINIGKPLLPSNDDSLRENIVNGLPYICTGYDLYVSREPCVMCAMALVHSRIRRVFYATSFPDGALGTKYKIHTKKDLNHHYDVFKGLMEDECQFLLS; the protein is encoded by the coding sequence ATGGAGCCACAGTGCAAAAAGCAAAAAACAAGAGTACTTAGCACATTTACTTGGGAGGTGACGCCTGTCCTTTCAGATGAAAAGTTATGTGAAGTTGAACTTCTGGAAGCATTTGCAGCCCCTATTATCAATAAAAAACAAACATCTTGTCTTATCAAACAATTGACTTGTCTCTATCCACTGAACAATCTTCCACATATCAAGAGAGTACGAAACTGCAGGGACAAGAGTGATCATCCTTTGGAAATCATCATTTGCCTACTCCGGGATATACCAAATAGAGAAGTATCTCTCAATGACCTTTTTCCTGAAGCAAAGGCTGATGGACTTGGAGAACCTTTTCGGGTCAGAATACCAGCGTACCAACCATTGACTAGATCTCAATTTGAAGTAGCTAGCCAGCACTGGCCAACAACCTTTCGTGAAAACAAACAAGTGACTGATGCCCTCCAAGGTCACCTTTTTAAcactgaagagaaaacaaaaatgcagacatttatgGAAAAAGCTATTGAAGCAGCTACAGTTGGAAAGAAAATGGGAATGGAGCCAGTCGGTGCTGTGATTGTTAACCCAGCCACTGATGAGGTGGTTGCAGTAGGTCATGATTGCAGAAATGGACCAAATCCACTGCTTCATGCAGTTATGGTGTGTATTGATCTAGTCGCCTACAGTCAAGGTGGTGGTGCTTTTAATCATAACAAATATCATAACTGTTGTTTTAAGGCAGTGGAATCCTTTCCTGGTGAACATGCAATCAACATTGGTAAACCTTTGCTTCCTTCAAACGATGATAGTCTCAGAGAAAATATTGTAAATGGGTTGCCCTACATATGCACTGGTTATGACCTGTATGTTTCAAGGGAACCATGTGTAATGTGTGCAATGGCACTGGTCCATTCCAGAATACGCAGAGTGTTTTATGCAACATCGTTTCCTGATGGAGCATTGGGCACTAAATACAAAATACACACAAAAAAGGATCTTAATCACCATTATGATGTTTTTAAAGGATTGATGGAAGATGAATGTCAGTTTCTTTTGTCTTAG